TGTAGGCGTTGACGAAGACTTCCTGGAGCACGTCTTCGGCATCCTCGGTCGAACCGATCATCTGGCGGCAGAAACCCAGGAGCCGTGCCTGATAACGGTCAACGATGATGTCGAAAGCGCCGGAGTTTCCGCTCCGGACGAGCGCAATGAGCTGCTCGTCACCCTTGAGCTTGAGCAGGGGTGACTTGCGGGTCAGAAGGCCGCGTCGTGCTGCGTGACTTAGCGCTGATGCTTCCAAGATTCTCCTCGTTGACTGGGACAGCTACTTACACAACAAGGTACCGGGGCATTTGTAGCGGTTCCTAAAGAAAAAGTTCCTGCTATCCGCAGAAACGGATTGCCTCTACGATTCTAGTGCCCGGGTGGCGGAACGGTAGACGCAGCGGCCTTAAAAGCCGCTGCTCCTTCGGGGGCGTGCGGGTTCGAATCCCGCTCCGGGTATTTTAGAGCAGTTCAGTAAGCGTGGGCCGAATAATCGGAAAGCGTCACCAGGAGGAAACGATGGCTGAAGAAAGACCACACCGGGGCTGGGTTCGTTTCCTCACGATTCTGATCGGCGTCATCACCGTCGTCGCCATCCTTGCGACCTGGGTCGACCGGCAGGTATTTGACACCGAGGAGTTCGGAGACACCTCGGTCAAGATGCTGCAGGACAAAGAGGTCCGCGACGCCATCGCGACCTTCGCCGTGGACGAGCTCTACGCGGAGGTCAACGTTGACGCCGAGCTGAAGAAGGTCCTGCCCGGCGACACCAAGGACCTGTCCGGCGTGGCTGCCGGGGCACTTCGCCAGGTGGCCGACCAGGGTGCCCAGCGCGCGCTGAGCGACAAGCGGGTCCAGGACCTTTGGCGCAAGGCGAACATCGCCGCCCATACGACCCTGATCAACGTCATCGAAGACCGGAGCGACGTGCTCAGTACGGACAGTGGCGAGGTGCGCCTCGAGCTCCAGCCGCTGATCGTCGAGATCGCGGACCAGGTCGGGCTCGGCGACCAGGCTCGGAAGAACATCCCCAAAGACGTCGGCCAGATCAAGATCGTCGACTCGGACCAGCTTTCGACCGTTCAGACGATCGCCAGCGCGATCCACGGGACCGCCCTGATCGCCGCTCTGCTCGTGCTGGCGCTGATCTGCCTGGCGATCTACCTCTCACCCGGTTACCGCTGGCTCACCTTGCTCTGGCTGGCGATCACCCTGATCATCGCTTCGGCGATCGTCCTGATCCTGCGCTCCGTCGCGGGCAGCGTCCTCGTTCCCGAACTGGCGACGATCGACGTGCAGCCGGCCGCATCGGCCGCCTATGGCATCGGCACCGACCTGCTGAGGTCGATCGCCTGGACCGTCATCTGGGCGTCGGTGGGGCTGATCGCCCTGTCCTGGCTGATCTCGCCCAACGGCGCGGCCGCTTCGACCCGCAAGTTTCTGACGGTGCCGTTCGGCCGTTACCCGGTCGCGGTCTATTCCCTGCTCGCCCTGGTGGCGTTCATCTTCCTGATCACCGGCGCCGGCGACAGTCGTGGCTTCATCGTGCGGCTGGCGATCGTGCTCATGGCCGCGTCGGGGACCTATTTCTTCCGGCGCCAGCTCATGCTGGAGAATCCGGACGCCGACTTCTCGGGTGTGAACGACTTTCTCGAGCGGTCCCGCGACAAGGCCCGGAACGCCTGGGCCAACCGGCCGAAAGACATCTCGAAGAACCTGCCGAAGATCGGCGGCAAGAGTGACGCGGCGGGCGGCGGAGCGGACCCGGCCACGGCCGTGCTGCCGGCGGCCGACCCGGAAGCGTCGAGGCTCGACCGGCTGGAGCGGCTGGCGGCCCTCCACAAGAGTGGTGCGCTGACCGACGAGGAGTTCGCGGAAGAGAAGGCCCGGCTCCGCGCTGACAAAGAGTAGGGGGCGCCGCTACTGGGCGGCTGCCTGGATCGCGGCGCCGTAGAGGATGTCGTGCTCGGAGACTTCGATCTCGTCGAGCGAGAAGGCCCGCATCACCTCGATCAGGATCACGATGCCGGCGACGATCGCCCCGGCCCGGTCGGGGTGGAGGCCGACGAAAAGCTTGCGCTCGGCCACCGGGGCCGAGGCCAGCCTCGACAGCCACCACTGGATCGTGGTCAGCGGCAGCCGGTGGCCTTCGACCGCCAGCGGGTCGTACGGGTCCAGCTCGAGGTTGATCGCGGCGAGCGAGGTCGGAGTCCCGGCCACGGCGACGGCCGCTTCGATCGTTCCG
The nucleotide sequence above comes from Thermoleophilia bacterium. Encoded proteins:
- a CDS encoding SHOCT domain-containing protein, which codes for MAEERPHRGWVRFLTILIGVITVVAILATWVDRQVFDTEEFGDTSVKMLQDKEVRDAIATFAVDELYAEVNVDAELKKVLPGDTKDLSGVAAGALRQVADQGAQRALSDKRVQDLWRKANIAAHTTLINVIEDRSDVLSTDSGEVRLELQPLIVEIADQVGLGDQARKNIPKDVGQIKIVDSDQLSTVQTIASAIHGTALIAALLVLALICLAIYLSPGYRWLTLLWLAITLIIASAIVLILRSVAGSVLVPELATIDVQPAASAAYGIGTDLLRSIAWTVIWASVGLIALSWLISPNGAAASTRKFLTVPFGRYPVAVYSLLALVAFIFLITGAGDSRGFIVRLAIVLMAASGTYFFRRQLMLENPDADFSGVNDFLERSRDKARNAWANRPKDISKNLPKIGGKSDAAGGGADPATAVLPAADPEASRLDRLERLAALHKSGALTDEEFAEEKARLRADKE